A single region of the Chryseobacterium culicis genome encodes:
- the purE gene encoding 5-(carboxyamino)imidazole ribonucleotide mutase: MVGIIMGSQSDLPIMEQAANFLKSLDIPYELTVVSAHRTPERMFDYAKTAQERGLKVIVAGAGGAAHLPGMVASCTTLPVIGVPILSSNSIDGWDSVLSILQMPGGIPVATVALNGALNAGILAAKILGSGNEEVAAKLQKYQDSLKDKVLGTVDDIKAQHPNHFDK, encoded by the coding sequence ATGGTAGGAATTATTATGGGCAGTCAGAGTGATCTGCCGATCATGGAACAGGCTGCAAATTTTCTTAAAAGCCTTGATATCCCTTATGAATTAACTGTAGTTTCAGCACACAGAACACCGGAAAGAATGTTTGATTATGCTAAGACTGCGCAGGAAAGAGGGTTGAAAGTAATCGTGGCAGGAGCTGGCGGGGCAGCACATCTTCCAGGAATGGTAGCAAGCTGTACTACACTTCCGGTAATTGGAGTTCCGATTTTGTCCAGTAATTCAATAGATGGATGGGATTCCGTTTTGTCTATTCTTCAGATGCCTGGTGGAATTCCGGTAGCGACTGTAGCATTGAACGGTGCTTTGAATGCAGGGATTTTAGCAGCAAAAATTCTAGGAAGCGGTAATGAAGAAGTAGCGGCTAAGCTTCAGAAATATCAGGATTCCTTGAAAGATAAAGTGCTAGGAACAGTAGATGATATTAAAGCGCAGCATCCTAATCATTTTGACAAATAG
- a CDS encoding DMT family transporter, which produces MKDYKLIFAVLTVAIVWGTTFLAIRVAVETIPAWFVAGIRQFLASVIMLIVLLSRKEFKWIGWKSLGYQIIFASLMLVVANGMTTVAEETVSSSLASLISACSPILVFLGSVAVGLQKFSLRALSGVLLCFSGILFIFWDGLKDLANPDYRMGMIFLFCAIAGWASGTIFTKKLNIQSGNITLNLFYQFLFAGIVQIILALLFSENYNFENWTIKSISAMLYLSVFGSVAAFFAFHYALTKISPVQVSILAYINTIIAIFLGWLIMDEKVTFKFILAAIMIICGVFIINYKPEMFRRQKAS; this is translated from the coding sequence TTGAAAGATTATAAACTTATTTTTGCTGTTCTCACTGTTGCTATTGTCTGGGGAACGACTTTTTTGGCCATCCGTGTTGCTGTGGAAACGATCCCCGCATGGTTTGTTGCCGGAATCCGACAGTTTCTGGCTTCTGTAATCATGCTTATCGTTCTTCTTTCAAGAAAGGAATTCAAATGGATTGGATGGAAGAGTTTAGGATATCAGATCATTTTCGCTTCCCTGATGCTGGTGGTTGCCAATGGTATGACTACGGTAGCTGAAGAAACGGTATCAAGCAGCCTTGCTTCACTGATCAGTGCCTGCTCACCTATTCTGGTATTTCTGGGAAGTGTGGCTGTAGGATTACAAAAGTTTAGTTTGCGGGCCCTTAGTGGTGTATTGCTGTGTTTCAGCGGAATTCTTTTTATTTTCTGGGATGGACTTAAAGATCTTGCTAACCCCGATTACAGAATGGGTATGATCTTCCTGTTCTGTGCCATTGCAGGCTGGGCTTCCGGAACTATTTTTACAAAGAAATTAAATATTCAGAGCGGAAATATAACGTTAAATCTTTTCTATCAGTTTCTGTTTGCAGGAATTGTTCAGATTATTCTGGCACTTCTGTTTTCTGAAAATTACAACTTCGAAAACTGGACTATTAAAAGTATTTCAGCCATGCTATACCTTTCTGTTTTTGGTTCTGTAGCTGCTTTTTTTGCCTTTCATTATGCCCTGACCAAAATTTCACCGGTTCAGGTTTCCATCCTTGCTTATATCAATACCATTATTGCCATATTTTTAGGCTGGCTGATTATGGATGAAAAAGTGACTTTCAAATTTATTCTTGCAGCTATCATGATCATTTGTGGTGTTTTTATTATTAACTACAAACCGGAAATGTTCAGGAGGCAGAAAGCATCATAA